Proteins from a genomic interval of Kitasatospora herbaricolor:
- a CDS encoding sugar ABC transporter substrate-binding protein, which yields MNVVTRRTISGTAALSLALLGLTACGQDDAGKSSGGVGATTVGLLLPEKSSSTRYEAFDKPLIEASVASLCTKCTIDYANADGNEETQKQQFDALLAKGIKVILLDPVNAKNTAPWVQAAAAKGAKVIAYDRLAAGNVAAYVSFDNARTGELQGNALLEALGPKAAEADIVMINGAESDPNAASFKTGAHKSLDGKVKRISYEQSGEWKPEVAAQKMTDAIRQVGKDNIDAVYVANDGMAASVIETLKGAGLKNVPVGGQDASLDAVRRVLSGEQAYTIYKPYKPETDAAATIAVHLLKGLDVTSIASAITESGGSHVPSMLLTPIVVTKAKVAVTVIAGGLYTAAEVCAAPYADACAAAGIK from the coding sequence ATGAATGTTGTGACGCGACGCACGATCAGTGGCACAGCCGCGCTCTCACTCGCGCTCCTGGGCCTGACCGCCTGCGGTCAGGACGACGCGGGCAAGAGCTCGGGCGGCGTCGGCGCCACCACCGTCGGCCTGCTGCTGCCCGAGAAGTCCTCCTCGACCCGGTACGAAGCCTTCGACAAGCCGCTGATCGAGGCCTCCGTCGCGTCCCTCTGCACCAAGTGCACCATCGACTACGCCAACGCGGACGGCAACGAGGAGACCCAGAAGCAGCAGTTCGACGCGCTGCTGGCCAAGGGCATCAAGGTCATCCTGCTCGACCCGGTCAACGCCAAGAACACCGCGCCCTGGGTCCAGGCCGCCGCGGCCAAGGGCGCCAAGGTGATCGCGTACGACCGCCTGGCCGCCGGCAACGTCGCCGCGTACGTCTCCTTCGACAACGCCCGCACCGGTGAACTCCAGGGCAACGCACTGCTGGAGGCGCTCGGCCCGAAGGCCGCCGAGGCCGACATCGTCATGATCAACGGCGCCGAGTCCGACCCCAACGCCGCCAGCTTCAAGACCGGCGCGCACAAGTCGCTGGACGGCAAGGTCAAGCGGATCTCGTACGAGCAGTCCGGCGAGTGGAAGCCGGAGGTGGCCGCCCAGAAGATGACCGACGCGATCCGCCAGGTCGGCAAGGACAACATCGACGCGGTCTACGTCGCCAACGACGGGATGGCCGCCTCGGTCATCGAGACCCTCAAGGGCGCCGGCCTCAAGAACGTCCCGGTCGGCGGCCAGGACGCCTCGCTCGACGCCGTCCGCCGGGTCCTCTCCGGCGAGCAGGCCTACACGATCTACAAGCCGTACAAGCCGGAGACCGACGCGGCCGCGACCATCGCCGTCCACCTCTTGAAGGGTCTGGACGTCACCTCCATCGCGAGCGCGATCACCGAGAGCGGCGGCTCCCACGTGCCGTCGATGCTCCTCACCCCGATCGTGGTGACCAAGGCCAAGGTCGCCGTCACGGTGATCGCCGGCGGGCTCTACACGGCGGCCGAGGTCTGCGCCGCGCCGTACGCGGACGCCTGCGCGGCCGCCGGCATCAAGTAG
- a CDS encoding ScbR family autoregulator-binding transcription factor — MAKQLRAEQTRTTIVEAAAQMFDRQGFGSTSLSDIVARGGITKGALYFHFASKEALARAVIARQHQLSANAAERLLARGLPGLETVLRTPFLLAEQVLTDPVARAGVRLTLEGGTLRNPVDGPYEEWTGVLAEQLRRGVRELDVRPAVDPDACARFVLSAFTGVQTVARVLESPGHLPARLQEMWEVLIPGLALPRRCAHHRDLAARLADRLARSAAVAGAAPAPSALPVPAPSAVAVGGPV; from the coding sequence ATGGCGAAGCAGCTGCGTGCCGAGCAGACGCGGACCACGATCGTCGAGGCCGCGGCGCAGATGTTCGACCGCCAGGGGTTCGGCTCCACCAGCCTCAGCGACATCGTCGCCCGGGGCGGGATCACCAAGGGCGCCCTCTACTTCCACTTCGCCTCCAAGGAGGCCCTGGCCCGGGCCGTGATCGCCCGCCAGCACCAGTTGTCGGCGAATGCCGCGGAAAGGCTCCTCGCCCGCGGTCTCCCCGGGCTCGAAACGGTGCTCCGGACGCCGTTCCTGCTGGCCGAGCAGGTGCTCACCGACCCGGTGGCCCGCGCCGGGGTCCGGCTCACCCTGGAGGGGGGAACCCTGCGGAATCCGGTCGACGGACCGTACGAGGAATGGACCGGCGTCCTCGCGGAGCAGCTGCGACGGGGCGTGCGGGAGCTGGACGTGCGCCCGGCCGTCGACCCGGACGCCTGCGCGCGCTTCGTGCTCAGCGCCTTCACCGGTGTGCAGACGGTGGCCCGGGTGCTGGAGTCGCCCGGCCACCTCCCCGCGCGGCTCCAGGAGATGTGGGAGGTGCTCATCCCCGGACTGGCGCTGCCCCGGCGCTGCGCCCACCACCGTGACCTGGCCGCCCGGCTCGCCGACCGGCTGGCGCGGAGCGCCGCGGTGGCGGGGGCGGCGCCCGCCCCGTCGGCCCTCCCGGTGCCCGCCCCGTCGGCCGTCGCCGTCGGCGGCCCGGTCTGA